One genomic window of Deinococcus aquiradiocola includes the following:
- a CDS encoding SGNH/GDSL hydrolase family protein: MPRPRLASLALLPALLLAACAPRAAQPPVPFTDYVAMGDSITAGMQSAGLTAASQDAAFPVLLGRRAGLDIQMPEIADPGCPPPIRSATDDISTASIDQAACTRLHPEVVSPVVAIPGARVADVYSTTDARVQNPDPLLYSAKLYRAVLGPGRTQLQAALALRPKFVTLWIGANDVLLPTLRGHPEQATPPNVFRANYARLLDALEPTGARIVVLTVPDVTRVPALVPMRLLLLNGSVDASCSGVDGYFGTLSLLNVTARNPLRCPSDSVVTPAKYALARNTVLRYNEIITQLAAERGVAVFDVNPVLATLPGRPLIPTPDSPFGSTFSLDGVHPSGNTHRLLAQLLAGFLNRTYGTAINTW, translated from the coding sequence ATGCCTCGCCCCCGCCTCGCCTCCCTCGCCCTGCTCCCGGCCCTGCTGCTGGCCGCCTGCGCGCCCCGCGCCGCCCAGCCGCCCGTGCCGTTCACGGACTACGTGGCGATGGGCGACAGCATCACGGCCGGCATGCAGTCGGCAGGCCTCACGGCCGCCTCGCAGGACGCGGCGTTCCCGGTGCTGCTCGGCCGCCGTGCCGGACTGGACATCCAGATGCCCGAGATCGCCGACCCCGGCTGCCCTCCCCCCATCCGGTCCGCCACGGACGACATCAGCACCGCCAGCATCGACCAGGCGGCCTGCACGCGCCTGCACCCGGAGGTGGTCAGCCCCGTGGTCGCCATTCCCGGCGCGCGCGTCGCGGACGTGTACAGCACCACCGACGCCCGCGTGCAGAACCCCGACCCGCTGCTGTACTCCGCCAAGCTGTACCGCGCGGTTCTCGGGCCGGGCCGCACGCAGCTGCAGGCGGCGCTGGCCCTGCGTCCGAAATTCGTCACGCTCTGGATCGGCGCGAACGACGTGCTGCTCCCCACCCTGCGCGGCCACCCGGAACAGGCCACGCCGCCCAACGTGTTCCGCGCCAACTACGCGCGCCTGCTGGACGCGCTCGAACCGACCGGGGCGCGCATCGTGGTGCTGACCGTGCCGGACGTGACGCGCGTCCCGGCCCTCGTCCCCATGCGCCTGCTGCTGCTGAACGGCAGCGTGGACGCCTCGTGCAGCGGCGTGGACGGCTACTTCGGGACGCTCAGCCTGCTGAACGTCACGGCCCGCAACCCGCTCCGATGCCCGTCCGACAGCGTCGTCACGCCCGCCAAGTACGCGCTGGCCCGCAACACCGTCCTGCGGTACAACGAGATCATCACTCAGCTCGCCGCGGAACGCGGGGTCGCCGTGTTCGACGTGAACCCCGTCCTGGCAACCCTGCCGGGCCGTCCCCTGATTCCCACGCCGGACTCACCGTTCGGCAGCACCTTCAGCCTGGACGGCGTGCATCCCTCCGGCAACACGCACCGCCTGCTGGCACAGCTGCTGGCCGGGTTCCTGAACCGCACCTACGGCACCGCCATCAACACCTGGTGA
- a CDS encoding Stp1/IreP family PP2C-type Ser/Thr phosphatase, producing the protein MRPSAPSLLSSGLLTDVGRQRSVNQDAGLILDLPRGGLFAVADGMGGHAAGELAANLALDTLSSSFLNGNGSAPERLAEAVQEANLAVLRSAVGEYVGMGTTLVAMVIDRAAALIAHVGDSRAYLLRDRQLHRLTEDHSWVAEQVRLGHLTEEEARNHQWRSVVSNALGGEERVRLELYGLQVRRGDRLLLCSDGLSGVIEEADLYRILASQPNPDNAVRQLIDRSNDEGGPDNITAIVVDIEQSGTLPRYALPGRQAEGPLYVDMLISSRRGTSPLTYLALVLVYFTLMGLVLYPQQRTPIAVIGLGLLGVLMVGNRVVTQRRASTSDLPDLPVYRPEPQDTPDANATSERASTQTSIRPATAPRGLRD; encoded by the coding sequence ATGCGCCCGAGCGCACCCTCCCTCCTTTCATCAGGGCTCCTGACCGACGTGGGCCGCCAACGCAGCGTCAATCAGGACGCGGGCCTGATCCTTGACCTGCCCCGGGGAGGCCTGTTCGCGGTCGCGGACGGCATGGGCGGACACGCCGCCGGGGAGCTCGCCGCAAACCTCGCGCTCGACACGCTCAGCAGCAGTTTCCTGAACGGCAACGGCTCCGCGCCCGAACGCCTCGCCGAGGCCGTTCAGGAAGCGAACCTCGCCGTGCTGCGCAGTGCCGTCGGCGAGTACGTCGGCATGGGCACCACCCTGGTCGCCATGGTGATCGACCGCGCCGCCGCCCTCATCGCGCACGTCGGGGATTCCCGCGCGTACCTGCTGCGCGACCGGCAACTGCACCGCCTCACCGAGGACCACTCCTGGGTGGCCGAACAGGTGCGCCTCGGACACCTGACCGAGGAGGAAGCCCGCAACCACCAGTGGCGCAGCGTCGTCAGCAACGCGCTCGGCGGGGAGGAACGCGTTCGGCTCGAACTGTACGGCCTGCAGGTGCGGCGCGGCGACCGCCTGCTGCTGTGCAGCGACGGCCTGAGCGGCGTGATCGAGGAAGCGGACCTGTACCGCATCCTGGCGAGCCAGCCGAACCCCGACAACGCCGTCCGGCAGCTCATCGACCGCTCCAACGACGAGGGTGGCCCCGACAACATCACCGCCATCGTCGTGGACATCGAACAGAGCGGCACCCTCCCCCGCTACGCCCTGCCGGGCCGTCAGGCGGAAGGGCCGCTGTACGTGGACATGCTCATCAGTTCCCGGCGCGGCACCAGTCCTCTCACGTATCTGGCGCTCGTGCTGGTGTACTTCACCCTGATGGGCCTCGTGCTGTACCCGCAGCAACGGACACCCATCGCCGTGATCGGCCTGGGCCTGCTGGGCGTCCTGATGGTCGGGAACCGCGTCGTGACGCAGCGGCGCGCCAGCACCTCCGACCTGCCGGACCTGCCCGTGTATCGCCCGGAACCGCAGGACACGCCGGACGCCAACGCCACCTCCGAACGCGCCAGCACCCAGACCAGCATCCGGCCCGCCACCGCACCGCGCGGCCTGCGCGACTGA
- a CDS encoding DR2241 family protein codes for MSPSPTSVPAGHAYTVVMRSLVLVGHGSHLNPESAAAVYRYAELLRSRGLFDEVVEGYWKEEPSLRQVLRTCRYTDVTIIPMFISEGYFTETVIPREMGLGHQGPVPREGVARTLGGRTVRYTLPYGVHPAMTDVILERAREVLPDADGEDTALIIIGHGTTRNENSNKIVHQNAALLRERGVFSEVHALFLDEEPKVTGWREKVRASRVVMVPFFASEGWHTLETIPEDLGLEGTVTVFPGPEDGQDAPGLEQTVYYGKPVGTHPAVADVIVQLAEEARGASVTGGDRAQDHRAAWDALTALADQGLRMGEILIRPQGGLYELRHALDEGRSSETLVTLVTPEGLRDHTRLTEAGEHRPVHTLRNLRRGWRAVMNASDLQRAVHLLYPAVVEEGYACHTHALRSTPWPTTARRQTGIYAKVQKATPEQVEHVAQDVCGGCLKTRVWAGHRLPQTFFSGVPGAIPCAEACTFLVAEIREEVAGKRGQSGGHSH; via the coding sequence ATATCCCCATCGCCCACAAGTGTCCCGGCGGGCCACGCCTACACTGTGGTCATGCGTTCTCTGGTTCTCGTCGGTCACGGTTCCCACCTCAATCCCGAGTCGGCAGCGGCGGTGTACCGGTACGCCGAACTGCTCCGCTCCCGGGGCCTCTTCGACGAGGTGGTCGAAGGCTACTGGAAGGAAGAGCCGAGCCTGAGGCAGGTCCTGCGCACGTGCCGGTACACGGACGTGACCATCATTCCCATGTTCATCTCGGAAGGGTACTTCACGGAGACGGTCATCCCGCGCGAGATGGGCCTCGGGCACCAGGGCCCCGTCCCGCGGGAAGGCGTGGCCCGCACGCTCGGCGGGCGCACCGTCCGCTACACGCTGCCGTACGGCGTGCACCCCGCCATGACGGACGTGATCCTCGAACGCGCCCGCGAGGTCCTGCCCGACGCGGACGGCGAGGACACGGCCCTGATCATCATCGGGCACGGCACGACCCGCAACGAGAACAGCAACAAGATCGTGCACCAGAACGCCGCGCTGCTGCGTGAACGCGGCGTGTTCAGCGAGGTGCACGCCCTCTTCCTCGACGAGGAACCGAAAGTGACGGGCTGGCGCGAGAAGGTCCGCGCGAGCCGCGTGGTGATGGTGCCGTTCTTCGCGTCCGAGGGGTGGCACACGCTGGAAACCATTCCCGAGGACCTGGGCCTGGAGGGGACCGTCACCGTGTTCCCCGGCCCGGAGGACGGTCAGGACGCGCCCGGCCTCGAGCAGACCGTGTACTACGGCAAGCCGGTCGGGACGCACCCGGCCGTGGCGGACGTGATCGTGCAGCTGGCCGAGGAGGCGCGCGGCGCGAGCGTGACCGGCGGGGACCGCGCGCAGGACCACCGCGCCGCGTGGGACGCCCTGACCGCCCTGGCCGACCAGGGGCTGCGCATGGGCGAGATCCTGATCCGTCCGCAGGGCGGGCTGTACGAACTGCGGCACGCGCTCGACGAGGGACGCAGCAGCGAGACGCTCGTCACGCTCGTCACGCCGGAAGGCCTGCGCGACCACACGCGCCTCACGGAGGCGGGCGAGCACCGGCCCGTGCACACCCTGCGTAATCTGCGGCGCGGCTGGCGGGCCGTGATGAACGCGTCCGACCTGCAGCGCGCCGTGCACCTGCTGTACCCGGCCGTGGTGGAGGAAGGGTACGCCTGCCACACGCACGCGCTGCGCTCCACGCCGTGGCCCACCACCGCGCGCCGTCAGACGGGCATCTACGCCAAGGTGCAGAAGGCCACGCCGGAACAGGTGGAGCACGTGGCGCAGGACGTGTGCGGCGGCTGCCTGAAGACGCGCGTGTGGGCCGGGCATCGCCTCCCGCAGACGTTCTTCTCGGGGGTGCCGGGCGCGATCCCGTGCGCGGAGGCCTGCACCTTCCTGGTGGCGGAGATCCGTGAGGAAGTGGCCGGGAAGCGTGGTCAGAGCGGCGGTCACAGCCACTGA
- a CDS encoding peptidase C39 family protein, whose translation MLRRLILTALLGGTALAAPMTLRFPASTTTVLNAADLQANREAGTGDQNRWTGPVTAAPSFTQLIPSWNAVTPPGSGAGRVTLEVRARQANGWTRWYSFGSWTTAKGRSSIDGQRDAAGTLNTDTLSLTAPADAYQYRVTVQDARLTLLAFTTGTPAKPVSATSDRRAWGHVLNVPPRSQMIYPGGGEVWCSPTSTSMILAYWGVQVTVPQAAAATYDDAYEGTGNWPFNTAYAGSLGLRAFVARLPDLTAAERYLQAGVPLAVSLGWKKGELPGAPIPASDGHLMVLVGFDAQGNPVLNDPAAPSDATVRRTYPRATFEHLWQTHSSGTVYVIAPPDRPLP comes from the coding sequence ATGCTCCGACGCCTCATCCTCACGGCCCTGCTGGGCGGCACGGCCCTCGCCGCGCCCATGACGCTGCGCTTCCCGGCCTCCACCACCACCGTCCTGAATGCCGCCGACCTGCAGGCGAACCGCGAGGCGGGCACCGGCGACCAGAACCGCTGGACGGGCCCTGTCACGGCCGCCCCCAGCTTCACGCAGCTGATCCCCTCCTGGAACGCCGTCACGCCCCCCGGCAGCGGCGCGGGCCGGGTCACGCTGGAAGTCCGCGCGAGGCAGGCGAACGGCTGGACGCGCTGGTACAGCTTCGGCAGCTGGACGACCGCCAAGGGACGCAGCAGCATCGACGGGCAACGCGACGCGGCAGGCACCCTGAACACCGACACCCTCAGCCTCACCGCGCCCGCAGACGCGTACCAGTACCGCGTGACCGTGCAGGACGCGCGCCTCACGCTGCTCGCCTTCACGACCGGCACCCCCGCGAAGCCCGTGAGCGCCACGAGCGACCGGCGCGCCTGGGGTCACGTCCTGAACGTCCCGCCACGCTCGCAGATGATCTACCCCGGCGGCGGCGAGGTGTGGTGCAGCCCGACCAGCACCAGCATGATCCTCGCGTACTGGGGCGTGCAGGTCACGGTCCCGCAGGCCGCCGCCGCCACCTACGACGACGCGTACGAAGGCACCGGCAACTGGCCCTTCAACACCGCGTACGCGGGCAGCCTGGGCCTGCGCGCCTTCGTGGCCCGCCTGCCGGACCTGACGGCCGCCGAACGCTACCTGCAGGCGGGCGTCCCGCTCGCCGTGAGTCTCGGCTGGAAGAAAGGCGAACTGCCGGGCGCGCCCATCCCCGCCAGCGACGGCCACCTGATGGTCCTCGTCGGCTTCGACGCGCAGGGCAACCCCGTCCTGAACGACCCGGCCGCGCCCAGCGACGCCACCGTCCGCCGGACGTACCCGCGCGCCACCTTCGAGCACCTGTGGCAGACGCACTCCAGCGGCACCGTGTACGTCATCGCGCCGCCGGACCGACCCCTGCCGTGA